Proteins from a genomic interval of Yoonia sp. GPGPB17:
- a CDS encoding RibD family protein translates to MRTGAACLCCGNWTWGEAQALALYGALARPTATCQVFAQIGQSLDGRIATETGDAQDVSGKDGLAHLHRLRALADAVVIGVKTALHDDPQLTVRLADGASPARVVIDPDGRLPNDARLLTDTSARRIVIQAVAKERPAGVEAITLPRASWIAPEDILSALQERGFKSILIEGGGITITQFLEAGLLNRLHMAIAPLLIGSGPQSLTTAPIGTLAQARRPETDVYNLGSDVLFDCALNPADALPIVAARCANAMLKTVGSGR, encoded by the coding sequence GTGAGAACAGGTGCGGCCTGTCTGTGTTGTGGCAATTGGACCTGGGGCGAGGCGCAGGCGTTAGCGCTCTATGGTGCCTTGGCCCGTCCCACGGCGACCTGTCAGGTGTTTGCACAAATCGGTCAGTCGCTGGACGGGCGTATCGCAACTGAAACAGGTGATGCGCAGGATGTGTCCGGCAAGGATGGGCTGGCGCATCTGCACCGGCTGCGCGCTTTGGCCGATGCAGTAGTGATCGGGGTCAAAACCGCGTTGCACGATGACCCCCAACTCACCGTGCGTCTGGCCGATGGCGCTAGCCCGGCGCGTGTCGTGATTGACCCCGATGGGCGCTTGCCCAACGATGCGCGTTTGCTGACCGATACTTCTGCTCGCCGCATTGTCATCCAGGCGGTGGCCAAGGAACGCCCTGCTGGTGTTGAAGCGATTACCCTGCCTCGCGCATCATGGATCGCACCAGAGGACATTCTGAGCGCCCTGCAGGAGCGCGGCTTCAAAAGCATTCTGATCGAAGGTGGTGGGATCACAATTACCCAGTTCCTGGAAGCTGGCCTTTTAAATCGTCTGCATATGGCGATCGCGCCTTTGCTGATCGGCTCTGGCCCGCAAAGCCTGACAACTGCGCCAATTGGCACACTGGCGCAGGCCCGCCGCCCGGAAACGGATGTCTATAACCTTGGCAGCGATGTTTTGTTTGATTGTGCGCTCAACCCTGCTGATGCGCTGCCTATTGTCGCTGCACGCTGCGCGAATGCCATGCTGAAAACCGTAGGCTCCGGCCGCTGA
- a CDS encoding cytochrome b, with protein sequence MGVPALVPRSEVLAEVAKAVHFYGAYAITILVAMHIGAAAYHGLVRRDGIFSRMWPPIGPKS encoded by the coding sequence ATGGGTGTTCCGGCGCTGGTGCCGCGATCCGAGGTTTTGGCAGAGGTTGCGAAGGCGGTGCATTTTTACGGCGCTTATGCAATTACTATCTTGGTCGCGATGCACATTGGTGCGGCGGCGTATCATGGGTTGGTGCGGCGCGACGGGATTTTTAGCCGGATGTGGCCACCCATTGGGCCAAAGTCATAA
- the ribA gene encoding GTP cyclohydrolase II — protein sequence MYMTSDCLLPTLPERLARARGDLAMGLPCLLTHQGDRAVVVAVETLSRARFDALCQRFGVPELILTPQRAQAILPAAMDLSDPVVRLQPPAAAGLEWFKDLSDTQFDAGRRLAGPLHMIRTVQTPLHRLSIKLVKMAELLPAVAMFNVAADARLDDLSLASLIADEALEALLMPPVLAQVSAAALPLEAHDLGRLHIFRDPDGTKEHYAIEIGTPDREQPVLSRVHSACFTGDVLGSLKCDCGPQLRAAMARMGQEGAGVLLYLNQEGRGIGLANKMRVYDLQSQGLDTVEANHRLGYDDDERDFRVAAVMLRTLGFSAIRLLTNNPAKVQTFQNSDITVVERLPLRVGRNQHNHDYLSVKALKSGHSL from the coding sequence ATGTACATGACCTCTGACTGCCTTTTGCCAACCCTGCCCGAGCGTCTTGCGCGGGCGCGCGGCGATCTTGCAATGGGTCTGCCCTGCTTGCTGACGCATCAGGGGGACCGTGCTGTGGTTGTCGCTGTCGAGACACTGTCTCGGGCACGGTTTGATGCACTTTGCCAGCGGTTTGGAGTGCCGGAACTGATCCTGACGCCACAAAGGGCGCAGGCGATTCTGCCTGCTGCAATGGATCTCAGCGATCCGGTGGTGCGTCTGCAACCACCCGCAGCTGCGGGTCTGGAGTGGTTTAAAGACCTGTCCGATACGCAGTTTGATGCGGGCCGCCGCCTTGCGGGGCCTTTGCATATGATCCGCACAGTACAGACGCCTTTGCACCGCCTGTCGATCAAGCTGGTCAAAATGGCCGAACTCTTGCCAGCGGTCGCGATGTTCAACGTGGCGGCAGATGCCCGTCTGGATGATCTGTCCTTGGCGTCGCTCATCGCGGATGAAGCGTTGGAGGCTCTGCTGATGCCGCCTGTGCTGGCGCAGGTCTCTGCTGCGGCGCTGCCGTTAGAGGCCCATGACTTGGGCCGCCTGCATATCTTCCGCGATCCTGATGGAACGAAAGAGCACTATGCAATCGAGATTGGCACACCTGATCGGGAGCAGCCCGTTCTCTCACGCGTCCATTCAGCGTGTTTCACCGGAGACGTGCTGGGCAGCCTAAAATGCGATTGTGGGCCTCAGTTGCGCGCGGCGATGGCCCGGATGGGGCAGGAAGGGGCCGGTGTGTTGCTGTACCTCAATCAGGAAGGGCGCGGCATCGGGCTGGCCAATAAGATGCGGGTCTATGATTTACAGTCGCAGGGTCTTGATACGGTCGAGGCGAACCACCGTCTGGGCTATGACGACGATGAGCGTGATTTCCGTGTGGCCGCAGTGATGCTGCGCACGCTGGGCTTTTCCGCAATCCGGCTTTTGACGAACAATCCAGCGAAGGTGCAGACCTTTCAAAACAGCGACATCACCGTGGTTGAGCGGCTGCCGCTGCGCGTTGGGCGTAACCAGCACAACCACGACTATCTGTCTGTGAAGGCTTTGAAATCGGGTCATAGCCTATGA
- a CDS encoding cytochrome b: MTDNVRRYRVPARLIHWIMALLVLGMIAVGFLMVRDELSRSFQNFLFISHKNIGALLLILIFVRLFYRWRYPPVLAPVALPKAQEFAAHATHIGLYALLLIMPLAGYVRVRAGGSDRSA, encoded by the coding sequence ATGACAGATAACGTTCGAAGATATCGCGTCCCCGCCCGGCTAATTCACTGGATCATGGCGCTCCTTGTTCTTGGGATGATCGCGGTTGGGTTCTTGATGGTGCGCGACGAGCTAAGCCGCAGCTTTCAGAACTTCCTCTTTATCTCGCACAAAAATATCGGTGCGCTGTTGCTGATCCTGATCTTTGTGCGTCTGTTTTACCGTTGGCGATACCCGCCTGTGCTGGCCCCGGTTGCCCTGCCCAAGGCGCAGGAATTTGCCGCCCATGCCACGCATATCGGTCTCTATGCCCTACTCTTGATTATGCCACTTGCGGGCTATGTCAGGGTCAGGGCCGGGGGTTCCGATCGAAGCGCTTGA
- a CDS encoding glucan biosynthesis protein, giving the protein MKRRELLMSTAAFVVAGALPAVGETVGSLRNVAKALQSQPYTPNTTPLTPPFAGLDYNAYRGIRPQAGKAAMLPHGSRFAVDLLPPGLYFPDPIKVDKITSEGLQEIAFSPGLFDFDTRYFDEIPLTSPGAGFSGMRVRYPLNAPDRMDEVLVMQGASYFRAIGKAMVYGLSARTVALGTGGDGPEEFPRFIHLRLHPAQDETVRIEGVIDSPSLTAHLDMVLRPGVDTGMEITTTLFPRVDIGDIGIAPLTSMYLKGPMLASVSDDFRPHVHDSDVLAITNGAGERIWRPIANPRNVETSVFVDDSPERFGLYQTPRAYENYQDTEARYHDRPSATVEPLERWGPGAVMLVELPTQTEFLDNIVAFWRPAAPLRAGQEYRYAYKLTWALNAPNIGSLAPFVQGRSGREHDRPGHRRFVVDVATVVDGALPVISTTDGAKVLGISAFPLPDDSGTRVTFLFTPGDRDVAEIRLSLRAADETPLSPVWLHRWTRARDGGV; this is encoded by the coding sequence ATGAAACGCCGTGAATTGTTGATGAGTACGGCGGCTTTCGTGGTCGCGGGCGCTTTGCCTGCGGTGGGAGAGACTGTCGGCAGTTTGCGAAATGTCGCCAAGGCCCTGCAAAGCCAACCTTACACCCCCAACACCACTCCGCTTACACCGCCTTTTGCGGGGCTGGATTACAATGCCTATCGCGGCATTCGTCCCCAAGCGGGAAAGGCGGCAATGCTGCCGCACGGCAGCCGGTTCGCTGTCGATTTGCTGCCGCCGGGCCTTTATTTCCCTGATCCGATCAAGGTGGATAAGATCACATCCGAGGGTCTGCAAGAGATAGCGTTTAGCCCCGGGTTGTTCGATTTTGATACGCGGTACTTCGACGAGATACCGCTGACCAGTCCCGGTGCAGGCTTTTCCGGCATGCGCGTGCGCTATCCGTTGAATGCACCGGACCGCATGGATGAAGTGCTTGTCATGCAGGGTGCCAGCTATTTCCGTGCGATTGGCAAGGCTATGGTTTACGGGTTGTCAGCCCGTACAGTCGCACTTGGTACCGGCGGAGATGGGCCAGAAGAGTTCCCGCGGTTTATTCACCTGCGTTTGCATCCGGCGCAGGATGAGACCGTTCGCATAGAAGGCGTGATCGACAGCCCGTCGCTGACCGCCCATCTGGATATGGTGCTGCGTCCCGGTGTGGATACCGGGATGGAGATCACCACGACGTTGTTTCCCCGCGTGGATATCGGCGATATCGGGATTGCGCCGCTGACCTCGATGTATCTGAAGGGGCCGATGCTGGCCTCGGTGTCCGATGATTTCCGCCCACATGTGCATGACAGCGATGTGCTTGCCATCACCAATGGCGCGGGCGAGCGGATTTGGCGGCCCATCGCGAATCCGCGCAATGTGGAAACCTCTGTTTTTGTGGACGACAGTCCGGAACGGTTTGGTCTATACCAAACGCCGCGTGCCTATGAGAATTATCAGGATACCGAAGCGCGCTATCATGACCGCCCCTCGGCCACGGTAGAACCACTAGAGCGGTGGGGCCCGGGTGCTGTGATGTTGGTGGAATTGCCGACACAGACCGAATTTCTGGATAATATCGTGGCGTTCTGGCGGCCCGCGGCACCTTTACGGGCAGGGCAGGAATACCGCTATGCGTACAAGCTGACGTGGGCGTTGAACGCACCTAACATAGGTTCGCTGGCTCCATTTGTGCAGGGTCGCAGCGGACGCGAGCATGACAGGCCCGGACATCGCCGATTTGTGGTGGACGTCGCCACTGTCGTGGATGGTGCCTTGCCGGTGATTTCGACCACCGACGGGGCCAAGGTGCTGGGGATCAGTGCGTTTCCTTTGCCTGATGACAGTGGCACTCGCGTGACATTCTTGTTCACGCCGGGTGACCGGGATGTCGCTGAAATCCGCCTTAGCCTGCGTGCGGCGGATGAAACGCCGCTTAGCCCGGTGTGGCTGCACCGCTGGACGCGGGCGCGCGATGGGGGTGTCTGA
- a CDS encoding 6-pyruvoyl trahydropterin synthase family protein: MFAVEVRDHVMIAHSLPSPVFGPAQGMHGATFVVDAAFYTKDLDDNGLVVDMGLALEALAGALKPLKYANLDEVPAFKGKITTTEFLCHYIWQQLRDTAKTTGLGDGGRVCRIKVSLEESHVARGWYEADI, translated from the coding sequence ATGTTTGCAGTTGAAGTACGTGATCACGTCATGATCGCCCATTCCTTGCCATCGCCGGTGTTTGGCCCGGCGCAAGGTATGCATGGGGCGACATTCGTCGTGGACGCGGCATTCTATACCAAGGATCTGGATGACAACGGCTTGGTTGTGGATATGGGGCTGGCGCTGGAGGCTTTGGCCGGGGCTTTGAAGCCGCTGAAGTATGCGAACCTTGATGAGGTGCCTGCGTTCAAGGGCAAGATCACAACAACCGAGTTTTTGTGCCACTACATTTGGCAGCAGCTGCGTGACACGGCCAAAACCACGGGTCTGGGCGACGGCGGCCGGGTGTGCCGGATCAAAGTTTCGCTGGAAGAAAGCCATGTCGCGCGCGGCTGGTACGAGGCGGATATCTAG
- the mdoH gene encoding glucans biosynthesis glucosyltransferase MdoH produces the protein MARSDCAGLRDRRGGICAVCQSNRCAVGPDRGGLCLSAVVEWSALTVVVAVLIMVNGLWISGGAATAVLGLFAPAVPQSVPPQHWVPKGKTAVLIALCGEAPGPLAAYLNSFARGLGAVGLGREATVFVLSDTSGTSQIAAEEAALANLIAQGRIVYRRRTENINRKPGNIADWLNTHGSDYEYMVVKDADSRMTPDSIKQLTWQLETRPGTGLLQAAIALIPGRTRFGRHQRISSRLLGRAFGRGFAAWSGKAGNYWGHNAIMRVAAFRSAARLPRLSGRAPFGGDLLSHDFVEAAWMRRAGWDIELAPDMRGSAEDAPQSLQEFFRRDRRWCQGNLQHLRLLASPGLHPVSRMHLVTGAFSYLSAPIWLLLLLLLSLGAISVSNYASIALVAVVLLMPKLCALVDLLPRARTIWRRRVILRAWLSELALSTLVGPLISLRHATSVGSILIGQDCGWKSGRKPLVILPAGWSEVAVGLVALALALSSPNTNALWLAPVIAPLLIAPLLMLLLNGKPA, from the coding sequence GTGGCGCGGTCAGACTGTGCGGGGCTCCGCGACCGTCGGGGCGGGATTTGCGCCGTTTGTCAGTCTAACCGTTGCGCTGTCGGTCCTGATCGTGGCGGCCTTTGCTTAAGCGCGGTTGTCGAATGGAGCGCGCTGACCGTCGTCGTGGCTGTGCTGATCATGGTGAATGGCTTGTGGATTTCCGGCGGAGCGGCGACCGCTGTACTGGGGTTGTTTGCCCCTGCTGTGCCGCAGAGCGTGCCGCCCCAGCATTGGGTGCCGAAAGGCAAGACGGCCGTCTTGATTGCCCTATGTGGCGAAGCTCCGGGTCCACTGGCTGCGTATCTGAACAGCTTTGCGCGTGGTTTGGGGGCGGTTGGCCTTGGGCGTGAGGCGACAGTCTTCGTGCTGTCTGATACATCAGGCACATCGCAAATCGCGGCAGAGGAAGCGGCGCTGGCCAACCTGATTGCGCAGGGGCGCATCGTCTATCGCCGGCGGACCGAAAACATCAATAGAAAGCCCGGCAACATCGCGGATTGGCTTAACACCCATGGCAGCGATTATGAGTATATGGTCGTCAAAGATGCCGATAGTCGGATGACACCAGACAGCATCAAACAGTTGACCTGGCAGTTGGAAACCCGGCCCGGTACGGGGCTGTTGCAGGCTGCGATTGCGCTGATCCCGGGCCGTACGCGCTTTGGTCGCCATCAGCGGATTTCGTCACGTTTGCTGGGGCGTGCCTTTGGCCGTGGATTTGCCGCCTGGTCGGGCAAGGCTGGCAACTATTGGGGCCATAACGCGATCATGCGCGTGGCGGCATTTCGGTCTGCCGCACGCTTGCCGCGTTTGTCAGGCCGTGCCCCCTTTGGGGGTGATCTGCTGAGCCATGACTTTGTCGAAGCCGCATGGATGCGTCGCGCTGGTTGGGACATTGAATTGGCGCCCGATATGCGCGGCAGCGCCGAGGATGCGCCACAAAGCCTGCAGGAATTCTTCCGCCGCGACCGCCGCTGGTGTCAGGGCAATTTGCAGCATCTGCGGCTGTTGGCCAGCCCCGGCCTGCATCCTGTCAGCCGCATGCATCTGGTAACCGGGGCGTTCAGCTATCTGTCCGCGCCGATTTGGTTATTGCTTTTGTTGCTGCTTAGCCTCGGGGCGATATCGGTCAGCAACTATGCGTCGATTGCTTTGGTCGCTGTGGTGCTTCTGATGCCCAAGCTTTGCGCTTTGGTTGATTTGTTGCCGCGCGCCCGCACAATCTGGCGGCGGCGGGTGATCCTGCGCGCTTGGCTGTCCGAGCTGGCGTTGTCCACATTGGTGGGCCCTTTGATTTCGCTGCGCCACGCAACATCCGTTGGGTCCATATTGATAGGACAAGACTGCGGTTGGAAATCTGGTCGCAAACCGCTCGTGATATTGCCTGCGGGATGGTCAGAGGTGGCGGTGGGTCTTGTGGCTCTGGCGCTTGCGCTTTCCAGCCCGAACACAAATGCGCTTTGGCTGGCACCGGTGATTGCGCCGCTGCTCATTGCACCGCTGCTGATGCTGTTGCTGAACGGGAAACCCGCATGA
- a CDS encoding endonuclease/exonuclease/phosphatase family protein codes for MPDRNQDLTCLSWNIHRCRGNDGRVDPNRTLATLQDETPLDDLDALILQEADEEVPPHAGLLDIAAVEAASGLRYLHTDPAHRWSAGSHGFLGTIIFISPKITVEGITLLDLPGRCHRGAVIADLTVDETQFRLIGMHLSLMQTLRWAQLRTICQFMFRKPRRPAILIGDLNEWRPWGGLALSKRFLGVELRGPTKPTFPIKRPLLPLDRVLTTAPAHINETQVLDGPGIRMTSDHRPLLAHINLGN; via the coding sequence TTGCCAGATAGAAATCAAGATCTTACCTGCCTGAGCTGGAATATTCACCGCTGTCGGGGGAATGACGGGCGCGTCGATCCCAACCGCACGTTGGCCACGCTGCAAGATGAGACGCCCTTGGACGATCTTGACGCACTGATCCTTCAGGAGGCCGATGAAGAGGTTCCACCACATGCGGGTCTTCTGGATATCGCGGCGGTCGAGGCTGCGAGCGGACTGCGCTATCTGCACACCGATCCGGCACATCGTTGGTCCGCGGGCAGCCACGGATTTCTGGGTACGATCATCTTCATAAGCCCCAAGATCACCGTCGAGGGGATCACCCTGCTTGATCTGCCAGGACGTTGCCATCGTGGAGCGGTCATTGCAGACCTTACGGTTGATGAAACTCAGTTTCGTCTGATCGGCATGCATCTGTCGCTGATGCAAACGCTGCGGTGGGCGCAACTGCGCACGATCTGCCAATTCATGTTCCGCAAGCCGCGCCGCCCTGCGATCCTGATAGGCGATCTGAACGAATGGCGACCCTGGGGTGGCCTCGCCCTGTCGAAACGCTTTCTGGGCGTCGAGTTGCGCGGCCCGACCAAGCCGACCTTTCCCATCAAACGTCCCCTGCTGCCGCTCGACCGCGTGCTGACGACGGCCCCGGCGCACATCAACGAAACACAAGTGCTTGATGGTCCCGGTATCCGCATGACGTCCGATCACCGGCCCTTGCTGGCGCATATAAATCTGGGCAACTAG
- a CDS encoding class I SAM-dependent methyltransferase: MGFSPDWLALREPLDHASRDADLLARAVACAGPGTVVVDLGSGTGSTARAFGDTGCRWRFIDGDAALLDIAQARHPGAEQVVFDLRDIEELPLEGVGMVTASALLDLMPLEWVKALAGRLQDAGIPLYAALNYNGVMRWLPRHEADSDVTKAFNAHQRTDKGIGPALGPTASEVAAEVFADQGFEVHFGDSPWQLNGSAAQLHDELLNGIGMAAAEAGYAQAQAWTADRCATVAETVGYIGHTDIFAVPRDMGE, encoded by the coding sequence ATGGGCTTTTCACCTGACTGGCTGGCTTTGCGCGAACCGTTGGATCATGCGTCACGCGATGCGGACCTGTTGGCAAGGGCTGTGGCCTGCGCAGGGCCGGGCACCGTCGTGGTTGATCTGGGCAGTGGGACGGGATCAACAGCGCGGGCATTTGGCGATACAGGTTGCAGGTGGCGCTTTATTGATGGGGACGCGGCGCTGTTGGATATTGCGCAGGCACGGCATCCGGGGGCAGAGCAGGTCGTGTTTGATCTGCGCGATATTGAAGAGTTGCCGCTCGAGGGCGTTGGGATGGTGACAGCCTCGGCTTTGCTTGATCTGATGCCGTTGGAGTGGGTGAAAGCCCTGGCCGGGCGGTTGCAAGACGCGGGCATCCCACTCTACGCTGCGCTGAATTACAACGGTGTGATGCGCTGGCTGCCCCGGCATGAGGCGGACTCCGATGTGACCAAGGCATTCAATGCCCATCAGCGCACTGACAAGGGGATTGGTCCGGCTTTGGGGCCAACAGCGAGCGAGGTAGCGGCGGAGGTTTTCGCCGACCAAGGCTTTGAGGTGCATTTTGGCGACAGTCCTTGGCAATTGAACGGGTCGGCAGCGCAGTTGCATGATGAATTGCTAAACGGGATCGGTATGGCGGCCGCAGAGGCAGGGTATGCGCAGGCGCAGGCGTGGACCGCAGACCGCTGCGCGACTGTGGCGGAGACGGTTGGATACATCGGGCATACCGATATTTTCGCCGTACCGCGGGACATGGGGGAATAA